One Plasmodium cynomolgi strain B DNA, chromosome 12, whole genome shotgun sequence genomic region harbors:
- a CDS encoding cleavage and polyadenylation specifity factor protein (putative) — MNNINIVCLGGASEVGRSCVIIESANRSIMLDCGIHPAFMGIGCLPIYDAYDISKVDLCLITHFHMDHSGALPYLVNRTRFKGKVYMTEATKSICYLLWNDYARIEKCMHMMNKMKGSRNKNEPGENETDEYGNKVKRGGPYSSDEYGSEDNDDDDYYQSYICEMGDGDIKHNVLYDENDINAAMKMIETLNFHEHIEFEDVKFTAYRAGHVIGACMFLVEINNIRFLYTGDYSREVDRHIPIAEIPTIDVHVLICEGTYGIKVHDDRKKREVRFLNMITSILNNKGKVLLPVFALGRAQELLLIMEEHWERNTQLQKIPIFYISSMATKSLCIYETFINLCGDFVRHVLNEGKNPFNFKFVKYAKSLDSILNYLYQDNNPCVVMASPGMLQNGISKNIFNIIAPDKKSGVILTGYTVKGTLADELKTEPEYVLINDKLVKRRCRFEEISFSAHSDFNQTKTFIEKLKCPNVVLVHGDRNELNRLKNKLTEEKKYLSVFTPELLQRLTFRFEHSDHVVSLGRLSHHIRYLARRREGLQGEKSDAVDEANVVGDGNRGDATAEKKNEQSGEYPPPEGSTNQEDEKGSDRNGEEKTIPNGVDAIIISEPKAIPIMIYAKDIYEYTNLKTALIDQTISIKFPYKFELLYHMLRGVYEETHMEGEGGGGRNDSDSGSGGSGGSVNGDNGGAVIFVQDVKIQHCSAEKVIRINWLSSPVNDLVADSVNFLILEFLDTMKNNNHLLICNEVTDDEIYEMIISYVQENYTNVERFSKVELKRFLLQNSSESPEKEKNEEVNDAYTNGMANLKNDQSCSSDKVNQIDHNRMEEQVDVHEDHDEQSGQRDKMKNFRSLDKILFDYIAADASLAISTDEEEPVVRVLNGGMLYEILKFEVKDNNNNDVNVYVDIDNREVICEEVTILLKIKEILKNIEESLLPMCF; from the coding sequence ATGAACAACATCAATATCGTGTGCCTGGGTGGCGCGAGCGAAGTGGGTCGTTCGTGCGTGATTATAGAAAGTGCGAACAGGTCAATCATGTTGGATTGTGGAATTCACCCTGCCTTTATGGGGATCGGATGTTTACCCATCTATGACGCGTACGACATTTCGAAGGTAGACTTGTGTTTAATAACACATTTTCACATGGATCACAGTGGTGCTTTACCGTACCTAGTTAACAGAACTCGTTTTAAAGGAAAGGTATATATGACCGAGGCCACGAAAAGTATTTGCTATTTATTATGGAACGACTATGCACGAAttgaaaaatgtatgcacatgATGAATAAGATGAAAGGAAgtcgaaataaaaatgaaccgGGTGAAAATGAAACGGACGAGTATGGGAATAAAGTGAAAAGGGGAGGACCATACTCCAGTGATGAGTATGGAAGTGAAGACAATGACGACGATGATTATTACCAAAGTTACATTTGCGAAATGGGAGATGGAGATATAAAGCATAATGTACTGTATGACGAAAATGATATCAATGCAGCGATGAAAATGATAGAAACCTTGAATTTTCACGAACACATAGAATTTGAGGATGTAAAATTTACAGCATATAGAGCAGGACACGTCATCGGTGCATGCATGTTTTTAGtggaaataaataacatacGTTTTTTGTACACAGGAGATTATAGCAGGGAAGTGGATAGACACATTCCCATAGCAGAGATCCCAACAATCGATGTGCACGTGTTGATTTGCGAAGGAACATATGGAATAAAAGTGCATGacgatagaaaaaaaagggaagttcGCTTCCTTAACATGATTACGagtatattaaataataaagggAAAGTGTTACTCCCGGTGTTTGCCTTAGGGAGGGCTCAAGAATTGCTACTAATTATGGAGGAACATTGGGAAAGAAATACACAGTTGCAGAAAATCCCCATCTTTTACATTTCGTCAATGGCTACCAAATcgttatgtatatatgagACATTCATAAATTTGTGTGGAGATTTTGTACGTCATGTACttaatgaaggaaaaaatccttttaattttaagttCGTAAAGTATGCGAAATCGTTGGactccattttgaattatttatatcaAGATAATAATCCGTGTGTTGTTATGGCTTCGCCTGGTATGCTACAGAATGgaatttcgaaaaatatttttaatatcattgcacctgataaaaaaagtggagttATCCTTACTGGGTATACAGTCAAGGGGACCTTGGCTGATGAGTTAAAAACTGAACCGGAGTATGTCCTCATTAACGATAAACTTGTTAAGAGGAGGTGCCGCTTCGAAGAAATTTCCTTCAGTGCTCATTCTGATTTTAATCAAACCAAAACGTTTATTGAAAAGTTGAAGTGTCCAAATGTGGTTCTTGTGCACGGGGATAGGAATGAATTGAACAGACTGAAAAATAAGCTAactgaggagaaaaaatatctgtCTGTTTTTACGCCCGAGTTGCTGCAGAGGCTGACTTTTCGCTTTGAGCACAGTGACCACGTGGTGTCTCTTGGTCGGCTTTCCCACCATATTAGGTATCTGGCTCGGCGCAGGGAGGGGTtacaaggggaaaaatcgGATGCAGTGGATGAAGCAAACGTGGTGGGTGACGGCAATCGGGGGGATGCAACcgcggagaaaaaaaatgaacagtcGGGGGAATATCCCCCCCCTGAGGGAAGTACCAACCAAGAGgatgaaaaaggaagcgaCAGAAATGGAGAGGAGAAAACAATTCCCAACGGAGTGGATGCCATAATCATCTCGGAGCCGAAGGCCATCCCGATTATGATTTACGCCAAGGACATTTATGAGtatacaaatttgaagacTGCACTGATCGATCAGACGATTAGCATAAAATTCCCCTACAAGTTCGAGCTGCTGTATCATATGTTGAGGGGGGTATACGAGGAAACGCATATGGAGGGTGAGGGGGGCGGTGGTAGGAATGATAGTGACAGTGGCAGTGGTGGCAGTGGTGGCAGTGTCAATGGTGACAACGGCGGAGCGGTCATCTTCGTGCAGGACGTAAAAATCCAGCACTGCAGCGCAGAGAAGGTCATAAGGATTAACTGGCTTTCAAGTCCAGTGAACGACCTAGTCGCGGACAGCGTCAATTTTCTAATTCTAGAATTTCTCGACACCATGAAGAATAACAACCACCTACTCATCTGCAACGAAGTAACAGATGACGAGATTTATGAAATGATAATTTCGTACGTCCAGGAAAATTATACCAATGTGGAGAGATTTTCCAAAGTGGAGTTGAAAAGGttccttttgcaaaatagcAGTGAAAGTcccgagaaggaaaaaaacgaagaagtaAACGATGCATACACAAATGGGATGGCTAATTTGAAGAATGACCAATCGTGTTCATCTGACAAGGTGAACCAAATCGATCATAACAGAATGGAAGAACAGGTTGATGTACACGAGGATCATGATGAACAAAGCGGGCAAAgagacaaaatgaagaatttcCGCTCCCttgataaaatattatttgacTATATTGCAGCAGATGCTAGTTTAGCAATATCCACTGATGAGGAGGAACCCGTTGTGCGTGTTCTCAATGGGGGGATGCTTTATGAAATACTGAAGTTTGAGGTAAAGGATAATAACAACAACGACGTTAATGTGTACGTCGATATAGACAACCGGGAAGTCATCTGTGAAGAagttacaattttgttaaaaattaaagaaattttaaaaaatatagaggAGTCCCTATTGCCCATGTGCTTT